A part of Streptomyces sp. NBC_01210 genomic DNA contains:
- a CDS encoding S1 family peptidase — MNIKRFSPLRGVARRARLIAVASSLLTVSALAAPTAVAESADSARATTAQLAQASDAVLQADVPGTAWYTDKATGRLVVTADSTVSAAEIAKIKEAAGTRAGALEIERTTGRFNKLIAGGQAIYTGGGRCSLGFNVRSGSTYYALTAGHCTNIGSTWYTNSANTTVLGSTAGSSFPTNDYGIIRHSSASAADGRVYLYNGTYRDITAAGNASVGQSVQRSGSTSGLHSGTVTALNATVNYGGGDIVYGLIQTNVCAEPGDSGGPLFSGSTALGLTSGGSGDCSSGGTTFFQPVTEPLSAYGVSIF, encoded by the coding sequence GTGAACATCAAGCGCTTCTCCCCCCTCCGCGGCGTCGCGAGACGTGCGCGGCTGATCGCCGTCGCATCCAGTCTGCTCACCGTCTCCGCGCTTGCCGCCCCGACCGCCGTTGCCGAATCGGCCGACAGCGCACGGGCCACCACCGCCCAGCTCGCCCAGGCGAGCGACGCCGTGCTCCAGGCGGACGTACCCGGCACCGCCTGGTACACGGACAAGGCCACGGGCAGGCTCGTCGTCACGGCGGACAGCACCGTCTCCGCCGCCGAGATAGCCAAGATCAAGGAAGCTGCGGGCACACGTGCCGGGGCCCTTGAGATCGAGCGCACCACCGGCAGGTTCAACAAGCTGATCGCGGGCGGCCAGGCCATCTACACCGGCGGCGGACGCTGCTCGCTCGGCTTCAATGTCCGCAGCGGAAGCACGTACTATGCCCTCACCGCGGGCCACTGCACCAATATCGGCAGCACCTGGTACACCAACTCCGCCAACACCACCGTGCTGGGTTCCACCGCCGGTTCCAGCTTCCCGACCAACGACTACGGCATCATCCGGCACTCCAGTGCGTCGGCCGCCGACGGCAGGGTCTATCTCTACAACGGCACTTACCGTGACATCACGGCTGCCGGCAATGCCTCCGTCGGTCAGTCCGTACAGCGCAGCGGCAGCACCTCCGGCCTGCACAGCGGCACGGTCACCGCTCTCAACGCGACCGTCAACTACGGCGGTGGAGACATCGTCTACGGGCTGATCCAGACCAATGTCTGCGCAGAGCCCGGCGACAGCGGCGGCCCGCTGTTCTCCGGCAGCACCGCTCTCGGCCTGACCTCGGGCGGCAGCGGCGACTGCTCCTCCGGCGGCACCACGTTCTTCCAGCCGGTCACCGAGCCGCTGAGCGCCTACGGAGTGAGCATTTTCTGA
- a CDS encoding LysR family transcriptional regulator: MSHRESNGLSGIREHASEGPLDLTLLRTFLAVHRAGSFTAAARLLGLSQPTVTTQIRSLEGQLGRELFERLPRGVAPTPVADDLAAQIAAPLDALAAVADRGRIGEETSAGPVHLAGPAELLCVRALPALAPLVEQGVRLRVGTGLTDELLDGLRVGHYDLVLSTIRPRGRSLTAVPLMDEEFVLVASPQWAVRIGPDRVATEGSAALRGVPLVTYAEDLPIARRYWRHVFGTRLTGQAAVTVPDLRGVLSAVAAGAGITVLPRYLCEGELATGTLVSLLTPDDPPINTGYLVQRPGIPDNPHLALVRDRLLREARTW; the protein is encoded by the coding sequence ATGAGCCATAGGGAATCCAATGGATTGTCGGGAATACGGGAGCATGCCTCCGAGGGTCCGCTCGATCTGACACTGCTGCGGACCTTCCTCGCCGTACACCGGGCCGGCTCGTTCACCGCGGCCGCTCGTCTGCTCGGTCTGTCCCAGCCGACCGTCACCACCCAGATCCGCTCCCTGGAGGGGCAGCTGGGCCGTGAACTCTTCGAGCGGCTGCCGCGTGGAGTTGCCCCCACCCCGGTCGCCGACGACCTCGCAGCCCAGATCGCCGCCCCGCTGGACGCCCTCGCCGCCGTCGCCGACCGCGGTCGCATCGGAGAGGAGACCTCCGCCGGTCCGGTCCATCTGGCCGGCCCCGCCGAGCTCCTCTGCGTACGCGCGCTGCCCGCTCTGGCGCCCTTGGTGGAGCAGGGTGTACGGCTTCGGGTCGGCACCGGTCTCACCGACGAACTGCTCGACGGCCTGCGCGTCGGCCATTACGACCTGGTGCTCTCCACCATCCGCCCGCGCGGCCGCTCCCTCACCGCCGTACCGCTGATGGACGAGGAGTTCGTCCTGGTCGCCTCACCGCAGTGGGCGGTGCGGATCGGCCCGGACAGGGTCGCGACGGAGGGCTCTGCCGCCCTGCGCGGCGTCCCTCTCGTGACATACGCCGAGGACCTGCCGATAGCCCGCCGCTACTGGCGCCATGTTTTCGGCACCCGCCTGACCGGGCAGGCCGCCGTGACGGTCCCTGATCTGCGCGGTGTGCTCTCGGCGGTCGCCGCCGGGGCCGGGATCACCGTGCTCCCCCGCTATCTCTGCGAGGGCGAGCTCGCCACCGGCACGCTGGTGTCGCTGCTGACGCCCGACGACCCGCCGATCAACACCGGCTATCTGGTCCAGCGCCCCGGCATCCCGGACAACCCGCACCTTGCTCTGGTCCGCGACCGTCTGCTGCGAGAGGCCCGCACGTGGTGA
- a CDS encoding type 1 glutamine amidotransferase domain-containing protein: MAKILFVITGVDYWTLADGTRHPTGFWAEEAVAPYKLFTGAGHEVVVATPGGVVPTVDKASLAPEVNGGQENADAIVADLASITALRQPLKLEDVDLADYAVVFYPGGHGPMEDLAVNADSGELLTAALDSGKPLGVVCHAPAALLAAKREDGSSPFAGYRLTGFTNAEETQAGLADKAKWLLQDRLVQIGVDFQEGEPWAPNLAVDRNLFTGQNPASAAPLAAEILKTLG, translated from the coding sequence ATGGCGAAGATCCTGTTTGTGATCACCGGCGTGGACTACTGGACGCTGGCCGACGGCACCCGGCACCCGACCGGCTTCTGGGCGGAGGAGGCCGTGGCCCCGTACAAGCTCTTCACCGGGGCGGGTCACGAGGTCGTCGTCGCCACGCCGGGCGGCGTCGTACCCACCGTGGACAAGGCGAGCCTCGCGCCCGAGGTGAACGGCGGCCAGGAGAACGCCGACGCGATCGTCGCCGACCTCGCGTCGATCACCGCTCTGCGGCAGCCGCTCAAACTGGAGGACGTCGACCTGGCCGACTACGCCGTGGTCTTCTACCCCGGCGGCCACGGCCCGATGGAGGACCTGGCAGTCAACGCCGACTCCGGCGAGCTCCTCACCGCCGCCCTGGACTCCGGCAAGCCCCTCGGTGTGGTCTGCCACGCCCCGGCCGCGTTGCTCGCCGCGAAGCGCGAGGACGGCAGCTCACCGTTCGCCGGCTACCGGCTGACCGGTTTCACCAACGCGGAGGAGACCCAGGCGGGCCTCGCGGACAAGGCGAAGTGGCTGCTGCAGGACCGCCTGGTCCAGATCGGCGTGGACTTCCAGGAGGGCGAGCCGTGGGCCCCGAACCTGGCCGTGGACCGCAACCTGTTCACCGGCCAGAACCCGGCCTCCGCCGCCCCGCTCGCCGCCGAGATCCTCAAGACGCTGGGCTGA